In Phaseolus vulgaris cultivar G19833 chromosome 10, P. vulgaris v2.0, whole genome shotgun sequence, a single genomic region encodes these proteins:
- the LOC137819317 gene encoding pentatricopeptide repeat-containing protein At4g26680, mitochondrial: MRNRGFCTLINQATHRKLLPIPHRTLPEPRGQDLDFINVAYSHVINSHWEKLHPLCPVLTPFRLKHLLLNLQDDHVLSLKLSQWLLHHHPSTHTLETLSFLLHTLAKHRQFKTIQTILTKILSSNPPHTLFHSLLHSYPLCNASPLVFDAVFKTLAHASKFRSATLVYTLMKQHGFSLTVESCNAFLSSLLRLRRADIALSFYREMRRSYVSPNVYTLNMVVRAHCMLGEVQKGFEIFQKMRDMGLSPTVVSFNTLISGYCNKGLFGLALKVKALMGDSGVQANVVTFNTLINGFCKERKLHEANRVFREMKVANVAPNVVTYNTLLHGYGEVGDSEMGGRVYEEMVRNGVKADILTYNALILGLCKEGKTKKAAGFVKELDKENLVPNASTFSALITGQCVRNNSERAFLIYRSMVRSGCNPNEHTFQMLISAFCKNEDFDGAVQVLRDMLGRLLSPDSSMLSELCHGLGRCGKSQLALSLCSEMEARRLLPDGFDKTLFITHPETETSR; this comes from the coding sequence atgcgaAATCGTGGATTCTGCACTCTGATAAACCAAGCAACCCACAGAAAACTGCTTCCGATACCTCACCGAACCCTTCCCGAACCTCGAGGCCAGGATCTGGACTTCATCAATGTCGCTTACAGTCACGTCATCAACTCCCACTGGGAAAAGCTTCACCCTTTGTGCCCAGTTCTCACGCCGTTCCGTCTCAAACACCTCCTCCTCAACCTCCAAGACGACCACGTTTTGTCCCTCAAACTCTCCCAATggctcctccatcaccacccaTCAACGCACACCCTCGAAACCCTCTCTTTCCTCCTCCACACCCTCGCCAAGCATCGCCAATTCAAAACCATTCAAACCATCCTCACAAAAATCCTCTCTTCAAACCCTCCCCACACCCTCTTCCACTCTCTCCTACACTCCTACCCTCTCTGCAATGCTTCCCCTCTCGTCTTCGACGCCGTCTTTAAAACCCTCGCCCACGCCAGTAAATTCCGCAGCGCCACCCTCGTCTATACCCTAATGAAGCAGCACGGCTTCTCCCTCACTGTTGAATCCTGCAACGCGTTTTTGAGTTCTCTGCTTCGCCTCCGCAGAGCTGATATTGCTCTGTCGTTTTACCGGGAGATGCGTCGCTCTTACGTTTCGCCTAATGTGTACACTCTCAACATGGTTGTTCGTGCTCATTGCATGCTGGGGGAGGTGCAGAAGGGGTTTGAGATTTTCCAGAAGATGAGGGACATGGGCTTGAGTCCTACTGTTGTGTCTTTCAATACTTTGATTTCGGGGTATTGTAACAAGGGGCTGTTTGGGTTGGCGTTAAAGGTTAAGGCTTTGATGGGGGATAGTGGAGTGCAGGCGAATGTGGTTACTTTTAACACTCTGATTAATGGGTTTTGTAAGGAGAGGAAGTTGCATGAGGCGAACAGGGTTTTCCGTGAGATGAAGGTTGCCAATGTGGCTCCCAATGTTGTGACTTACAATACTTTGTTGCATGGGTATGGCGAGGTTGGAGACAGTGAAATGGGTGGGAGGGTTTATGAGGAGATGGTGAGGAATGGGGTTAAGGCTGATATATTAACTTATAATGCGTTGATTTTGGGGCTGTGTAAGGAGGGGAAGACAAAGAAGGCTGCAGGGTTTGTGAAGGAGCTTGATAAAGAGAACTTGGTTCCCAATGCGAGTACTTTTTCTGCTCTTATTACTGGGCAGTGTGTGAGGAACAATTCTGAGCGTGCCTTTCTTATTTATAGGAGCATGGTGAGGAGTGGTTGTAATCCAAATGAGCACACTTTTCAGATGCTGATATCTGCTTTTTGCAAGAATGAGGACTTTGATGGGGCTGTGCAGGTTTTGAGGGACATGCTGGGCAGATTGTTGAGTCCAGATTCCAGCATGTTATCTGAGCTCTGTCATGGACTTGGCAGGTGTGGGAAAAGCCAGTTGGCATTGTCGCTGTGTAGCGAGATGGAAGCGAGGCGGCTATTGCCGGATGGGTTTGACAAAACATTATTCATCACACATCCTGAAACTGAGACAAGTCGCTGA